The segment CTGTGGTTCTGCTCTGCCATACAGTTGGCTGATTGTTATGTTTATTCCCACAGGGTTAAAGGTCAAAACTGACACTGAAAACCATCAGCCCGTATGTCTTTCTGACTTAGAAATACAAGCACCAGGAGACATAGTATCAAAAAAGACCCTGGTGAAAGTTCCCCAGAAAACAACAGGTAAAGAAAATCATGGTGATACACACAGGATGGGGAAATGGCACCGAGAGTTTCCcgtgaagaaaagaaagaaactttcaaCCTGGAAACAAGAGCTGCTAAAACTTATGGATCTTCACAAGAAAGCTCGTGCTGGAGAGAAGCCATTTAAATGCCAGGAATGTGGGAAAAGCTTCAAAGTTAGCTCTGACCTTATTAAGCACCAAAGAATTCACACTGAAGAAAAACCATATAAATGTCAACAGTGTGACAAGAGGTTTAGATGGAGTTCAGATCTGAATAAGCACTTAACAACACACCAAGGAATAAAACCATATAAATGCTCCTGGTGTGGGAAAAGCTTCAGTCAAAATACAAATCTACATACACACCAAAGAACTCACACTGGCGAGAAGCCCTTTACGTGTCATGAATGTGGGAAAAAGTTCAGTCAGAACTCCCACCTTATTAAACATCGGAGAACCCACACAGGTGAGCAGCCATATACTTGTAGCGTATGCAGAAGAAACTTCAGCAGGAGGTCAAGCCTTCTTAGACACCAGAAGCTCCACCGCTGAATGGAAGTTTATCCAGTGTTCTCATTCTGAACAAACTCACCAAGTAGAGGTTCACCCTGagatttatgaaaaaatacaaaattatgaagCATGAGTAATCCTTCATCAGTGGAAAAGTTGGTGATATAAACGTATTTCACAGAAAGGAATCAAGGTTGACTCTGCAGGGATCTCTGTAAGTAGTTTTGAACTACTTACATTTTTACACGTAACCTTTGGGGAATTCCTTAGCAAGAAAGGTGTTGAAAGAACATTCTCAGTAGGGAAACATTTTTGCAGTTGTACCTGGCAAAACACCAAATTCAGCCTTAAATGGCAGATGCATACATGAATTAGTCTTCTGTGATTACAGAGGGTAAATACTGTTGGCTTTGCATTGAATTCCCAGCCACTTTTAAACACACTGATAGAAACATTTGTAGCATGGTcttccaaaagaaaaagcaataaccTGCATGAGTGATTGGATACCATTGCCTTTAAGGTAGTAGGCTTACCAATTTCAAAAGTCCTATGACACAAAAATGAGTTCTCTTGTCAAATTTTCCAAGAGCCAAATtcgattttctttctctcacttgtCACTGGACACTGTTCCCAAAGTTGGACATTTTAGCAACTTTAGCTCTTGAATCCTTTTAGTACCGTTTTTACTGTGATGAAATGCTATTTACTTCACCGCTAGGGAATCTGCCAGataaactaatgatgcactatctTATACCTCGTTGGTGGtgtttgaaaaagagaaacctcTCTAATGAGATCATATGAAAACGGGTTGGAACGTTTAGCCATGGATTATGTATTACACGTAGAGAAGAATTTTCTGCAATAAAAGAAACTAGTCCTTTTTTTAGAATCTCACTATGATAAAACATAAAGTATAGCACTTTTGAGgcctaa is part of the Ailuropoda melanoleuca isolate Jingjing unplaced genomic scaffold, ASM200744v2 unplaced-scaffold1255, whole genome shotgun sequence genome and harbors:
- the LOC117795028 gene encoding zinc finger protein 75A, with the translated sequence MFIPTGLKVKTDTENHQPVCLSDLEIQAPGDIVSKKTLVKVPQKTTGKENHGDTHRMGKWHREFPVKKRKKLSTWKQELLKLMDLHKKARAGEKPFKCQECGKSFKVSSDLIKHQRIHTEEKPYKCQQCDKRFRWSSDLNKHLTTHQGIKPYKCSWCGKSFSQNTNLHTHQRTHTGEKPFTCHECGKKFSQNSHLIKHRRTHTGEQPYTCSVCRRNFSRRSSLLRHQKLHR